From the Oligoflexus sp. genome, one window contains:
- a CDS encoding TIGR02587 family membrane protein, with product MSNSSNRKFAVGLARAAAGAIIFSLPILMTMEMWSLGSSMNPWHQALLVAMCLPLLVGMSHVIGFEETFGWLDDTVDAFVALAVGFITSAFVLLLLGIIGDELRFAEVLQKVAIQAIPASIGALLSQSQFGGQAQDSKERSSSYGGEIFLMALGALFLSFSVAPTEEVILIAHRMNHWQSVILSIFSLGIMHAFVYAADFKGKEDIPENSNHLRIFVKFTITGYALVLFICLFVLWVFGRMDGLASAEIISVLSVLGFPAAVGAAAARLII from the coding sequence ATGTCGAACAGTTCCAATCGAAAATTTGCCGTTGGATTGGCGCGTGCTGCGGCGGGCGCTATCATTTTTTCGCTGCCGATTCTGATGACCATGGAGATGTGGAGCCTCGGATCGTCGATGAATCCCTGGCATCAGGCTCTGCTCGTGGCGATGTGTCTTCCCCTTTTGGTGGGGATGTCGCATGTCATCGGCTTCGAGGAAACCTTCGGCTGGCTTGATGATACGGTGGATGCCTTCGTGGCTTTGGCTGTGGGTTTTATCACCTCGGCCTTTGTCCTTCTTTTGCTGGGTATCATCGGCGATGAATTGCGCTTCGCCGAGGTCCTGCAGAAGGTGGCCATCCAGGCGATTCCTGCCAGCATTGGGGCTCTGCTTTCGCAAAGCCAGTTCGGAGGTCAAGCACAGGACTCAAAAGAAAGAAGCAGCAGCTATGGAGGGGAAATTTTTCTGATGGCCCTGGGCGCGCTCTTTCTCTCGTTCAGCGTGGCGCCGACGGAAGAGGTGATTCTGATCGCGCACCGCATGAATCATTGGCAATCGGTTATCCTCTCGATCTTTTCGCTCGGGATTATGCATGCCTTCGTTTATGCGGCCGACTTCAAAGGCAAAGAGGACATCCCCGAAAATTCCAACCATCTCCGGATCTTTGTGAAATTTACGATCACAGGCTATGCGCTCGTGCTCTTTATTTGTCTTTTCGTCCTTTGGGTCTTTGGCCGAATGGATGGGCTGGCCTCGGCGGAAATTATTTCCGTCTTGAGCGTGCTGGGATTTCCAGCGGCGGTCGGCGCTGCAGCCGCGCGGCTTATTATATGA
- a CDS encoding TIGR02588 family protein, with protein MEKNETKPNIPVLEWAFSTVGVIIVVGILAFNIVQALNDRETPPDIQLKAEEPIRTTQGYLLPIEAVNVGGESAAALMIAGQLRSAEGEVESSEVTFDYVAPHSSKKGGLFFEHDPKVYQLKLRVLGYQEP; from the coding sequence ATGGAAAAAAATGAGACGAAACCGAACATCCCTGTTTTGGAATGGGCCTTCTCCACCGTGGGCGTCATCATCGTCGTCGGCATCCTTGCTTTCAACATTGTTCAGGCTCTGAATGACCGGGAAACGCCGCCGGATATTCAGCTGAAAGCTGAGGAGCCCATCCGCACCACCCAGGGCTATCTGCTTCCGATCGAGGCCGTGAACGTTGGGGGTGAAAGCGCAGCGGCCTTGATGATTGCAGGTCAGCTGCGGTCGGCTGAAGGTGAGGTGGAATCGAGCGAGGTCACCTTTGATTATGTCGCGCCGCATTCCAGCAAGAAAGGGGGCCTTTTCTTCGAACACGATCCCAAGGTCTACCAGCTGAAGCTGCGGGTTTTGGGCTATCAGGAGCCTTGA
- a CDS encoding CocE/NonD family hydrolase codes for MFLSVRPVLVLALLLFGALSRPVSLSADEARPDPALERAQSIRSQYSKFEYRIPMRDGVRLFTSVYVPVNAGPAKTYPILMVRTPYSVAPYGLDRYKSRLGPSQDYEKEGFIFVFQDVRGKHMSEGTFVNVRPHRAQKRSKADIDESTDTYDTIAWLLKNQAFNNGKVGQWGISYPGFYTSAGAIDSHPALKAVSPQAPIADWWRGDDMHRNGAFNLQLAFSFFNDFGRERSELYDEEEPFKFDYGTPDAYQFFLELGALPQVNAKYFKNARPFWNEVAAHPNYDAFWQERNLLPHLKGIKAAVMTVGGWYDTEDLYGPLQTYKAIESQNPGIRNSLVMGPWTHGGWQRTSGERVGDTEFGFKTSETYQKMELAFFNHHLKGGPDPRLPEVMVFETGANRWRNFESWPPRSSQKQKYFLREGQRLDTGSEGKATVQFDEYVSDPARPVPYTTEVTNRWSSSYMGADQRFAAQRPDVLVYQTEVLKNDLTVAGSLDVDLWFSTTGSDADVVIKLIDVWPGKVRGWEADPAKPERRNPGGQQLLVRGEPMRARFRDGWDKPKPMVPGEVTRVRFSVNDVLHTFQRGHRIMIQVQSSWFPFIDRNPQTFVPNIFEAKDSDFIRAMHRIHRDAEHPSSVTLPVLDPS; via the coding sequence ATGTTCCTTTCTGTTCGACCCGTTCTGGTCCTTGCCCTGCTTCTATTCGGCGCTTTGAGTCGCCCTGTGTCTTTATCCGCTGACGAGGCCAGGCCGGATCCCGCGTTGGAACGGGCTCAGTCCATACGGAGTCAGTACAGCAAATTCGAGTACCGCATCCCCATGCGCGATGGCGTGCGGCTCTTTACAAGCGTCTATGTGCCGGTGAACGCCGGGCCGGCCAAAACCTATCCCATCCTTATGGTCCGCACGCCTTATTCCGTAGCCCCGTATGGACTGGATCGCTATAAATCAAGACTCGGCCCCAGTCAGGATTATGAGAAGGAAGGCTTTATCTTTGTCTTCCAGGATGTTCGCGGCAAACACATGTCCGAGGGGACCTTTGTCAACGTCAGGCCCCATCGCGCGCAAAAACGCAGTAAGGCGGATATCGACGAAAGCACCGACACCTATGACACCATAGCCTGGCTTTTGAAAAACCAGGCTTTTAACAACGGCAAGGTTGGGCAGTGGGGGATCTCCTATCCCGGCTTTTATACCTCGGCCGGAGCCATCGACTCGCATCCGGCCTTGAAGGCTGTCTCACCGCAGGCGCCTATTGCCGACTGGTGGCGCGGCGATGATATGCATCGCAATGGAGCGTTCAATCTGCAGCTGGCCTTCAGCTTTTTTAATGACTTTGGCCGCGAGCGTTCCGAGCTTTATGATGAAGAGGAGCCCTTTAAATTTGATTATGGAACGCCCGATGCTTACCAGTTCTTTCTGGAACTCGGCGCGCTGCCACAGGTCAATGCCAAATACTTTAAGAACGCCAGACCCTTTTGGAACGAAGTCGCAGCCCATCCGAACTACGATGCCTTCTGGCAGGAGCGCAATCTGCTCCCTCATCTGAAAGGCATCAAGGCTGCGGTCATGACGGTGGGTGGCTGGTATGATACCGAAGACCTTTACGGACCGCTGCAAACCTACAAGGCGATTGAAAGCCAAAATCCCGGGATTCGCAATAGCCTCGTCATGGGCCCCTGGACTCACGGCGGCTGGCAGAGAACCAGCGGCGAGCGGGTGGGCGATACGGAATTCGGTTTTAAAACTTCAGAAACCTATCAGAAGATGGAACTCGCATTCTTCAATCATCATCTGAAGGGCGGGCCGGATCCTCGTCTGCCGGAGGTCATGGTCTTCGAAACAGGCGCCAATCGTTGGCGGAATTTTGAGAGCTGGCCGCCGCGTTCCAGCCAGAAGCAGAAGTATTTCCTGCGCGAAGGCCAGCGCCTCGACACCGGCAGCGAAGGCAAGGCTACTGTTCAGTTTGATGAGTATGTCAGCGATCCCGCACGGCCGGTTCCTTACACCACCGAAGTCACCAATCGCTGGAGCAGCTCGTATATGGGCGCGGATCAGCGCTTTGCCGCGCAAAGGCCGGATGTCCTCGTCTATCAGACGGAAGTCCTTAAAAATGATCTGACCGTGGCGGGATCCTTGGATGTGGATCTATGGTTTTCGACGACGGGCAGTGATGCGGATGTGGTCATCAAGCTTATAGATGTCTGGCCTGGAAAGGTGCGTGGCTGGGAAGCCGATCCTGCGAAACCCGAGAGGAGAAATCCGGGAGGGCAGCAGCTTTTGGTTCGCGGCGAACCGATGCGGGCCCGGTTCCGTGACGGCTGGGATAAGCCCAAGCCCATGGTTCCTGGCGAGGTCACTCGCGTTCGCTTCTCGGTGAATGATGTCCTTCATACGTTCCAGCGCGGCCATCGGATCATGATCCAGGTGCAGTCGTCCTGGTTTCCCTTCATAGATCGCAACCCGCAGACGTTCGTGCCGAATATTTTTGAAGCGAAGGACAGCGATTTCATCCGGGCCATGCACCGTATTCACCGTGATGCGGAGCATCCGAGTTCGGTGACGCTGCCGGTGCTGGATCCTTCCTAA
- a CDS encoding 7TM diverse intracellular signaling domain-containing protein, with protein sequence MLRITLLVLLSLWSSLSVAEARQMPVKVSADLRTVELDRSLWFLEDKENRYSADHIQDTDFLKQFAPTSRRSANFGFTTAAVWARVPLLNTSNQTLDVILTEAYAITDAIDFWLIHPATGTIEHARMGDQIPFDKKRQFNRIPSFQAQLLPGESWLLMRIQTQGSAIYNVTLFNEQTFYETRTKEYVFLFSCLCILTVMAFYNFFIWLQLRKLPYLVYFAFILAMVIQSIAYSGLIVHGLDDYTGAMNRGYIFTANLSAILACLFPLVFLSLRGRHPWLERLCYLGIVLCLVSDACLLHSYNLGAKTSVLGATMASVITLTCGIVCSLKRYRPAYFFTLAWLALIIGNVIRMAMASGIIPASFWSEWSVLIGSVIEVVLLSLALADKVRLTEKSAFARIEKLNVDLHKEHEAVVHLNNNLERMVEEQTREIKSILKHIQIGIMIVGRHGLTITETHSESVKTLFHTDKVASSSVLDLLFKHAQATEETRSVVQTVLENSLDESDLNFHSNSHLLPTEMNFRFGEEVRVLQLDWNPVIDRNARVEKMLISVKDVTALKKLEAEAAEKSKELEYIGEILDVTPKQFGIFVNSAQRFLSDNKRLLRTNHRYDKEILKILFINMHTIKGSARALGLSHLTPLMHDAEQRLAASLSNIANWNRDALLDDCQKIQDLMDTYQDLNQVKLGRNVGDSLALSHDLVERIRNFLRVTEEEGVPMLKQKARSLKESIEELTFVRAETVFREVLSNAEMLARDLQKESPLITIEDRGICLSSEAQELIRNTFIHIIRNSMDHGIESAAERLAAGKSKEGHIFVQLDLKDDGLYITYRDDGRGLNLRAIHQIALDKGLIKAQQKNSLEEIAYLIFEPGFSTAQSVTDISGRGVGMNAVKDYIEAKQGSTSIRLHTSDKVLHPEFVPFEFVIRLYHTMSIQKSA encoded by the coding sequence GTGCTTCGTATCACCTTGCTCGTTCTTCTAAGTCTCTGGTCCAGCCTCTCCGTGGCCGAGGCACGGCAGATGCCGGTCAAGGTCAGCGCTGATCTGCGTACGGTGGAGTTGGATAGGTCCCTCTGGTTTTTGGAAGACAAAGAGAACCGCTACAGCGCCGATCACATACAAGACACTGATTTTCTTAAGCAATTCGCGCCGACGTCCAGGCGTTCCGCGAACTTCGGCTTCACAACCGCTGCCGTATGGGCCCGGGTTCCCCTTCTGAACACCAGTAACCAGACCCTGGATGTGATTCTCACGGAAGCTTATGCCATCACAGATGCGATTGACTTCTGGTTGATTCATCCCGCGACTGGCACCATCGAACACGCACGGATGGGCGATCAGATCCCCTTTGATAAAAAGCGCCAGTTCAATCGCATTCCAAGCTTTCAGGCTCAACTTCTCCCCGGCGAATCCTGGCTTTTGATGCGCATCCAAACCCAGGGATCAGCCATATACAATGTCACCCTCTTCAATGAACAGACCTTTTATGAGACAAGGACCAAAGAATACGTCTTTCTCTTTTCCTGTCTCTGCATTCTCACTGTCATGGCGTTCTACAACTTTTTCATCTGGCTGCAGCTCCGCAAGCTTCCCTATCTGGTCTACTTTGCCTTCATCCTGGCGATGGTTATTCAGTCCATAGCCTATTCCGGCCTCATCGTTCATGGGCTCGATGACTACACCGGGGCCATGAATCGAGGCTATATCTTCACGGCCAATCTTTCGGCGATTTTAGCCTGTCTTTTCCCTCTGGTTTTCCTCTCGCTGCGCGGCCGCCACCCCTGGCTCGAACGCCTTTGCTATCTGGGAATAGTCCTATGCCTCGTCTCGGATGCATGCCTGCTCCATTCCTATAACCTGGGTGCCAAGACCTCGGTCCTGGGGGCGACCATGGCTTCGGTCATCACCCTGACCTGTGGTATTGTCTGCTCGCTCAAACGCTATAGACCAGCCTACTTCTTCACACTCGCCTGGCTGGCCCTTATCATAGGCAACGTCATCCGCATGGCCATGGCCTCTGGCATCATTCCCGCCTCGTTCTGGTCGGAATGGAGCGTACTGATCGGATCCGTCATCGAAGTCGTTCTGCTCTCTCTTGCCCTGGCGGATAAGGTGCGCCTTACCGAGAAGTCGGCCTTTGCAAGGATTGAAAAACTGAACGTCGACCTGCATAAGGAACACGAAGCCGTCGTGCACCTGAATAACAACCTGGAACGCATGGTCGAAGAACAAACCCGCGAAATCAAGTCGATTCTGAAGCATATTCAGATAGGGATCATGATCGTCGGGCGTCACGGCCTCACGATCACGGAAACCCATTCGGAATCTGTAAAAACCCTCTTCCACACCGATAAGGTGGCCTCCAGCAGCGTCCTGGACCTGCTCTTCAAACACGCGCAGGCGACAGAAGAGACCCGCAGCGTGGTCCAGACCGTGCTCGAAAACAGCCTGGATGAATCTGACCTGAACTTTCATAGCAACAGTCATCTTTTGCCCACAGAAATGAATTTCCGTTTTGGCGAAGAGGTCCGCGTTCTGCAATTGGATTGGAATCCGGTCATCGACAGGAATGCCCGCGTCGAAAAAATGCTGATATCCGTCAAGGACGTCACAGCCTTGAAAAAACTGGAAGCGGAAGCCGCGGAAAAATCCAAGGAGCTCGAATACATCGGCGAGATCCTGGACGTTACACCCAAGCAGTTCGGAATTTTCGTCAACTCAGCCCAAAGGTTCCTGTCGGATAATAAGCGCCTCCTGCGCACCAACCACCGCTATGACAAGGAAATCCTGAAAATACTCTTTATCAACATGCATACCATCAAAGGATCGGCGCGGGCCCTGGGGCTCTCCCACCTGACCCCATTGATGCATGATGCCGAGCAGAGGCTGGCCGCGAGCCTCAGCAACATCGCGAACTGGAACCGCGATGCCCTGCTCGATGATTGTCAAAAGATCCAGGACCTTATGGATACGTACCAGGATCTGAACCAGGTCAAACTCGGGCGCAATGTGGGCGACAGCCTTGCTCTTTCTCATGACCTTGTCGAACGCATCAGAAATTTCCTGCGCGTGACGGAAGAGGAAGGCGTGCCGATGCTGAAGCAAAAGGCCCGCTCGCTCAAAGAAAGCATCGAAGAGCTGACCTTTGTCCGCGCCGAAACCGTGTTCCGCGAAGTCCTTTCCAATGCCGAGATGCTGGCCCGGGATTTACAGAAGGAATCCCCTCTGATCACCATCGAGGATCGAGGCATCTGCCTTTCCTCCGAAGCCCAGGAACTGATCCGGAATACCTTCATCCATATCATCAGAAACTCCATGGACCATGGCATCGAATCCGCCGCGGAACGCCTGGCTGCGGGAAAATCCAAGGAAGGCCACATCTTTGTGCAGCTCGATTTGAAGGATGATGGCCTCTATATCACCTATCGTGACGACGGACGCGGCTTGAACCTGCGGGCAATCCACCAGATCGCATTGGACAAGGGCCTGATCAAAGCCCAGCAAAAAAATTCTTTGGAAGAGATCGCCTATCTCATCTTCGAGCCCGGTTTCTCCACGGCTCAATCGGTCACGGATATTTCAGGTCGCGGTGTGGGGATGAACGCGGTGAAGGACTATATCGAAGCCAAGCAGGGGAGCACTTCCATCCGGCTTCATACCTCGGATAAAGTGCTGCACCCTGAATTCGTGCCTTTTGAATTTGTGATACGGCTGTACCATACCATGTCGATTCAAAAATCGGCTTAG